A window from Dehalococcoidia bacterium encodes these proteins:
- a CDS encoding O-antigen ligase family protein: MIATARAPRPLSSLPPRLLPGAALVVASLAAVAATLVLQQYALAVMAAVLGGALTLWRPRVGLYLAVLLAVALEPITIDPVMTVGWIAQSDVSSWSPLSFLVFTPVEALVALTALAVLGRAVLDRRAPPRAQLLGPLLVFLALLVLSVLWGVGRGGGSANKALWEMRNLVVGVTIALLIPAVLETRAQTERFLSVMAVAVVVLSVEIIVRRFTVLPGAAADTTDLAFGHETPVFMNFTVVLLLARLIWPARPRQRLWVLMVPIILWAEMLTGRRAGWVGLDVALILLAVFMFRLRRAHFYLLVLPLALIYCGYLVTFWNAQGALAEPARAVRSISDPEGRDLSSNLYRQTETGDVRQNIHAHPLTGLGFGQPYVFYIPLPDLSWWPFWHYVPHNAMLWLWLKTGPAGFVAFLTLIGVGIARGVQLLKQRSRSESAPFIAALVSGLLMVPIYSYVDIGLTSVRLCAFLGLALGVIGVWGRKSAEESA; encoded by the coding sequence GTGATTGCAACCGCTCGGGCGCCACGCCCACTCTCATCGCTGCCGCCGCGGCTGCTGCCGGGCGCGGCGCTGGTGGTTGCCTCGCTCGCTGCGGTCGCGGCCACGCTGGTCCTGCAGCAGTACGCGCTGGCGGTCATGGCGGCGGTACTGGGCGGCGCACTCACGCTCTGGCGGCCCCGCGTCGGGCTCTATCTGGCGGTGCTGCTGGCCGTCGCCCTCGAGCCGATCACGATCGACCCCGTGATGACGGTCGGCTGGATCGCGCAGTCGGACGTCAGCAGTTGGAGTCCCCTCTCCTTCCTCGTCTTCACGCCGGTCGAGGCGCTGGTCGCGCTGACCGCGCTGGCCGTGCTCGGACGCGCCGTACTGGATCGGCGGGCGCCACCGCGCGCCCAACTGCTCGGGCCGCTGCTGGTATTCCTGGCGCTGCTCGTGCTGAGTGTGCTCTGGGGCGTGGGCCGCGGCGGCGGCAGCGCGAACAAGGCGCTGTGGGAGATGCGCAACCTCGTCGTTGGCGTCACGATCGCGCTGCTCATTCCCGCCGTTCTGGAGACGCGGGCGCAAACGGAGCGGTTCCTCAGCGTCATGGCCGTGGCCGTGGTCGTGCTGAGCGTCGAGATTATCGTGCGGCGGTTCACCGTGCTGCCTGGCGCGGCCGCCGACACCACCGACCTCGCCTTCGGGCACGAGACGCCGGTCTTCATGAACTTCACCGTGGTGCTCTTGCTGGCTCGCCTGATCTGGCCGGCGCGGCCGCGGCAGCGCCTCTGGGTGCTCATGGTGCCGATTATCCTCTGGGCGGAGATGCTGACCGGACGCCGCGCCGGCTGGGTCGGACTGGACGTTGCGCTGATTCTGCTGGCCGTCTTCATGTTCCGCCTGCGCCGCGCCCACTTTTATCTGTTGGTGCTGCCGCTGGCGCTGATCTACTGCGGCTACCTGGTCACCTTCTGGAACGCGCAGGGCGCGCTGGCGGAGCCGGCGCGGGCCGTGCGCTCGATCAGCGACCCCGAAGGCCGCGATCTGTCCTCAAATCTCTACCGCCAGACGGAGACAGGAGACGTGCGCCAAAACATTCATGCGCACCCCCTCACGGGCCTCGGCTTCGGGCAACCGTACGTCTTCTATATCCCGTTGCCCGACCTGAGCTGGTGGCCCTTCTGGCACTACGTTCCCCATAACGCCATGTTGTGGCTCTGGCTGAAGACGGGACCGGCGGGCTTCGTCGCCTTCCTCACGCTGATCGGCGTTGGCATTGCCCGCGGTGTGCAACTCCTTAAGCAACGCAGCCGCAGCGAGTCGGCGCCGTTCATCGCCGCGCTGGTGAGCGGGCTGCTGATGGTTCCGATCTACAGCTACGTGGACATCGGTCTCACCAGCGTGCGACTCTGCGCCTTCCTCGGACTGGCCCTGGGCGTGATCGGCGTATGGGGCCGCAAGTCGGCCGAGGAGAGCGCGTGA